A genome region from Cystobacter fuscus DSM 2262 includes the following:
- a CDS encoding JmjC domain-containing protein — MSMSNASGKELAEFLYPVSPKEFLSEYWEKKPLYVRGTPTKFARLFDRERFDRAILRVGFDKRKPGPFSLRALWRNRHDLQAGIEIEPTQVREALASRTTVCVNDITAGDAALAEFAAHIKRQMNLATPVRFNCYLSPDGEGLDTHYDARHATIIQISGSKRWLYSRLPATNYPLANALVQKDGQIRHGEHNNRRQKLDVPTPDESQFEEVLLEPGDLLYLPPGTWHNAKASGESLALNMAFETIGMLQVLFPELERMLSEKLEWRAILPATPLEQTRPGEVPLEVEQFITARLGELRDMLGKLSSRGVELERIWRRAVTSSPYVSLDGQAPTSPLKPEDVLVRTEPYPLPYVRRPGPDGTQFVYVYGCNTEVLLPGDALSLVRGIAARQRFTVAEVEQWGDISLKQGIEVLDILLTRGLLRREGEQVTAPVVGPTPADHV, encoded by the coding sequence ATGAGCATGAGCAACGCTTCGGGCAAGGAACTCGCGGAGTTCCTGTACCCGGTCAGCCCGAAGGAGTTCCTTTCCGAGTACTGGGAGAAGAAGCCCCTCTACGTCCGAGGAACGCCCACCAAGTTCGCCCGGCTCTTCGATCGGGAGCGGTTCGACCGGGCCATCTTGCGCGTGGGCTTCGACAAGCGGAAGCCCGGGCCCTTCTCGCTCCGAGCGCTGTGGCGCAACCGCCACGACCTCCAGGCGGGCATCGAGATCGAACCGACCCAGGTCCGCGAGGCGCTCGCCTCCCGGACCACCGTCTGCGTCAATGACATCACCGCGGGAGACGCGGCGCTCGCGGAGTTCGCCGCGCACATCAAGCGCCAGATGAACCTGGCCACGCCGGTGCGCTTCAACTGCTACCTCTCCCCGGATGGAGAGGGTCTGGACACCCACTACGACGCGCGCCATGCGACGATCATCCAGATCTCCGGCAGCAAGCGTTGGCTGTACTCGCGGCTTCCCGCGACGAACTACCCGCTCGCCAATGCGCTCGTCCAGAAGGACGGTCAGATCCGGCACGGTGAGCACAACAACAGACGGCAGAAGCTGGACGTGCCCACCCCGGACGAGAGCCAGTTCGAAGAGGTGCTGCTCGAGCCCGGAGATCTGCTCTACCTGCCGCCCGGCACGTGGCACAACGCGAAGGCCAGCGGGGAGTCGCTCGCGCTCAACATGGCCTTCGAGACGATCGGCATGCTGCAGGTGCTCTTCCCGGAACTCGAGCGCATGCTCAGCGAGAAGCTGGAGTGGCGCGCCATCCTGCCCGCCACTCCCCTGGAGCAGACGCGGCCCGGTGAAGTCCCCCTGGAGGTGGAGCAGTTCATCACCGCGCGCCTGGGCGAGCTGCGTGACATGCTCGGCAAGCTGTCCTCCCGCGGGGTCGAGCTGGAGCGCATCTGGCGGCGCGCGGTCACCAGCAGTCCCTACGTCTCGCTGGACGGCCAGGCACCCACCTCGCCCCTGAAACCGGAGGATGTGCTGGTGCGCACCGAACCCTACCCCCTCCCCTATGTGAGGCGGCCCGGACCGGACGGGACTCAGTTCGTGTATGTCTATGGCTGCAATACCGAGGTGCTCCTGCCCGGTGATGCGTTGTCACTCGTGCGCGGCATCGCGGCCCGCCAGCGCTTCACCGTGGCCGAGGTGGAGCAGTGGGGAGACATCTCCTTGAAGCAGGGCATCGAGGTGCTCGACATCCTGCTGACACGGGGGCTGCTGCGCCGCGAGGGCGAACAGGTCACCGCTCCGGTCGTGGGTCCAACCCCCGCGGATCACGTCTGA
- a CDS encoding Uma2 family endonuclease, which produces MSGSKRGATFADLEAVPPNRVGEIVDGELYESPRSAPLQARAATRLGMLLGRPFDLGEEGPGGWVIILKPELHLGNDALVPDLAGWRRERMPEMPHTAAFTLAPDWVCEVLSPSTAVLDREKKMKAYGREGVSHLWLLDPLQCSLEVYRLEHRRWSPRGLWSGGATVHAEPFTVLPLKLATLWER; this is translated from the coding sequence ATGAGCGGGTCGAAGCGCGGGGCCACCTTCGCGGACCTGGAGGCCGTCCCTCCCAACCGTGTGGGGGAGATCGTCGACGGAGAGTTGTACGAGAGCCCCCGCTCAGCCCCGCTCCAAGCAAGAGCGGCCACCCGGCTCGGGATGCTGTTGGGAAGGCCCTTCGACCTGGGCGAGGAAGGCCCCGGAGGCTGGGTCATCATCCTCAAGCCCGAACTGCACCTGGGGAACGATGCCCTGGTGCCGGACCTCGCGGGTTGGCGCCGGGAGCGCATGCCGGAGATGCCCCACACGGCGGCCTTCACCCTGGCCCCCGACTGGGTCTGCGAGGTGCTCTCGCCCTCCACGGCGGTGCTGGACCGGGAGAAGAAGATGAAGGCCTATGGCCGCGAGGGCGTGAGCCATCTGTGGCTGCTGGATCCCCTCCAATGTTCCCTGGAGGTCTACCGGCTGGAGCATCGGCGCTGGAGCCCACGAGGACTCTGGAGCGGAGGCGCCACCGTGCACGCCGAGCCCTTCACGGTGCTCCCGTTGAAGCTCGCCACGCTCTGGGAGCGGTAA
- a CDS encoding RsmB/NOP family class I SAM-dependent RNA methyltransferase — MKKNPRPSPRASQSRREPSATSEGVRGIRPVREDLVLQACLEAYGFTRHEGRMADRALDYTLRHKKNLYSNERRAVAERVYALLRRQRTVDFLLEQAYPGFARLDRTRQDVLRLAASRVLHGESLEEVERSAVQSGLGAGALSGLAKAARTLEALPPDKRFPIAASLPDFLAARFREAFGPDAERAAEAMNERAPLTARVNGLKGDRERVRELLGKEGVSTQPTPLSPLGLILDTRTNAFSLETFRDGAFELQDEGSQLLGMLVDAPPTKVVDACAGAGGKTLQLAVQMKNRGDLYALDVEEGRMEDLRKRTRRAGVHNVRTQLIPVDGPEVDTALAPLMGKADRVLVDAPCSGTGTLRRKPDARYRLTPEMLAEHVARQKRLLERFSQLVKPGGRLIYGTCSVLPEENEAVVEDFLSRHPDYTVRPVAEELGAELGAKVSRGPYLRLAPHLHGTDGFFGAILVRAK, encoded by the coding sequence ATGAAGAAGAACCCCCGCCCGTCCCCCCGGGCCTCCCAGTCCCGCCGTGAGCCGTCCGCCACCTCCGAGGGCGTTCGCGGGATCCGCCCCGTGCGCGAGGATCTCGTCCTCCAGGCGTGCCTGGAAGCCTATGGCTTCACCCGCCACGAGGGCCGCATGGCGGACCGGGCCCTGGACTACACCCTGCGCCACAAGAAGAACCTCTACTCCAACGAGCGCCGCGCCGTGGCCGAGCGGGTGTACGCCCTGCTTCGCCGCCAGCGCACCGTGGACTTCCTCCTCGAGCAGGCCTACCCGGGCTTCGCCCGCCTGGACCGCACGCGGCAGGACGTGCTGCGCCTGGCCGCCTCGCGCGTGCTGCATGGCGAGTCCCTCGAAGAGGTGGAGCGCTCGGCGGTGCAGTCCGGCCTGGGCGCGGGCGCGCTGTCCGGACTCGCGAAGGCCGCCCGGACCCTGGAGGCACTGCCCCCCGACAAGCGCTTCCCCATCGCCGCCTCGCTGCCGGACTTCCTCGCGGCGCGCTTCCGCGAGGCGTTCGGCCCGGACGCCGAGCGCGCCGCCGAGGCGATGAACGAGCGCGCGCCGCTCACCGCTCGCGTCAACGGCCTGAAGGGGGACCGCGAGCGGGTGCGCGAGCTGCTCGGCAAGGAGGGCGTGAGCACCCAGCCCACCCCGCTGTCACCGCTCGGGCTCATCCTCGACACGCGCACCAATGCCTTCTCGCTCGAGACGTTCCGCGATGGGGCCTTCGAGCTGCAGGACGAGGGCAGCCAGTTGCTGGGCATGCTCGTGGACGCGCCGCCCACCAAGGTGGTGGACGCGTGCGCGGGCGCGGGCGGCAAGACGCTGCAGCTCGCCGTGCAGATGAAGAACCGGGGCGACCTGTACGCGTTGGACGTCGAGGAGGGGCGCATGGAGGACCTGCGCAAGCGCACGCGCCGGGCGGGCGTGCACAACGTGCGCACCCAGCTCATCCCCGTGGACGGCCCCGAGGTGGACACGGCGCTCGCGCCCCTGATGGGCAAGGCGGACCGGGTGCTGGTGGACGCGCCGTGCAGCGGCACGGGCACCCTGCGCCGCAAGCCGGACGCGCGCTACCGCCTCACCCCCGAGATGCTGGCCGAGCACGTGGCGCGGCAGAAGCGGCTGCTCGAGCGCTTCTCCCAGCTGGTGAAGCCCGGCGGACGGCTCATCTACGGCACGTGCAGCGTGCTGCCCGAGGAGAACGAGGCCGTGGTGGAGGACTTCCTCTCACGGCACCCGGACTACACGGTGCGTCCGGTGGCCGAGGAACTGGGAGCGGAGCTGGGGGCCAAGGTGAGCAGGGGCCCCTACCTGCGGCTCGCCCCGCACCTGCACGGCACGGATGGATTCTTCGGGGCCATCCTCGTGCGCGCGAAGTAA
- a CDS encoding purple acid phosphatase family protein, giving the protein MHRLYSLALGAMTVALTLTASGASAAKLTREPYLQRVGPDTATVAFRLDTACAPTVRYGTHGSTDQTVTAPTAQTRQALELSGLEPGTEYTYVVDACGSRTSPVTFSTAPVPGTRSVHFTTVGDFGSNNQDQRDVSRAMLGRKPQLFLALGDNAYEMGTEAEFQHNLFEPMAPLLAQVPFFAVPGNHEYETNQGQPYFDNLYLPTSQRGGEYYYSFDWGFVHFVAIDSNCAIGLSSADRCTFEAQQQWVEEDLAASTAPWKIVFFHHPPWSSGDHGSQLKMRREFSPLFEKYGVDLVLTGHDHNYERTHPMRGNEVAPSGATDPVYLVVGSGGAKLRELSIASKPSWSVLRNNSDHGYLDVRVEGGTLTAQMLTPSGKVMDSFTLTKDLPPEPTPPAPGPQPTPGTPSTPGTTPSPGQPPIGGSTQSPPGVVPDLGDPNDPADTVPGCSATPAMTLLPAGMWVLASALHRRRRR; this is encoded by the coding sequence ATGCACCGACTGTACTCCCTCGCGCTCGGCGCGATGACCGTGGCACTCACCCTCACCGCGAGCGGTGCGAGCGCCGCGAAACTGACGCGCGAGCCCTACCTGCAGCGGGTGGGACCGGACACCGCCACGGTGGCCTTCCGGCTGGACACGGCGTGTGCCCCCACGGTGCGCTATGGCACGCACGGGAGCACGGACCAGACCGTCACCGCGCCCACCGCCCAGACGCGGCAGGCCTTGGAGCTGAGCGGCCTGGAGCCCGGCACCGAGTACACCTATGTCGTGGACGCCTGCGGCTCGCGCACCAGCCCGGTGACGTTCTCCACCGCGCCCGTGCCCGGCACCCGCAGCGTGCACTTCACCACCGTGGGTGACTTCGGCTCGAACAACCAGGATCAGCGCGACGTGTCCCGGGCCATGCTCGGCCGCAAGCCGCAGCTCTTCCTGGCGCTCGGGGACAACGCCTACGAGATGGGCACCGAGGCCGAGTTCCAGCACAACCTCTTCGAGCCCATGGCCCCCCTGCTCGCGCAGGTGCCCTTCTTCGCCGTCCCGGGCAACCACGAGTACGAGACCAACCAGGGCCAGCCCTACTTCGACAACCTCTACCTGCCCACCAGTCAGCGCGGCGGCGAGTACTACTACTCCTTCGACTGGGGCTTCGTGCACTTCGTGGCGATCGACTCCAACTGCGCCATCGGCCTGTCCTCGGCCGACCGCTGCACCTTCGAGGCGCAGCAGCAGTGGGTGGAGGAGGATCTGGCCGCCAGCACCGCCCCCTGGAAGATCGTCTTCTTCCACCACCCGCCCTGGAGCAGCGGGGATCACGGCTCGCAGTTGAAGATGCGCCGGGAGTTCTCCCCCCTCTTCGAGAAGTACGGGGTGGACCTGGTGCTCACCGGGCATGATCACAACTACGAGCGCACCCACCCCATGCGCGGCAACGAGGTGGCCCCCTCGGGCGCCACGGACCCCGTCTACCTGGTGGTGGGCAGCGGCGGCGCGAAGCTGCGTGAGCTCAGCATCGCGAGCAAGCCGTCCTGGTCCGTGCTGCGCAACAACTCGGACCACGGCTACCTGGACGTGCGGGTCGAGGGCGGGACACTCACCGCCCAGATGCTCACCCCCTCGGGCAAGGTGATGGACAGCTTCACCCTCACCAAGGACCTCCCGCCCGAGCCCACGCCGCCCGCCCCGGGACCCCAGCCCACCCCGGGCACACCGTCCACCCCGGGCACGACGCCCTCGCCGGGCCAGCCGCCCATCGGGGGAAGCACCCAGTCCCCCCCGGGGGTGGTGCCGGACCTGGGAGACCCGAACGACCCGGCCGACACCGTCCCGGGCTGCTCGGCCACCCCGGCGATGACGCTGCTGCCCGCCGGGATGTGGGTGCTCGCCAGCGCCCTGCACCGCCGCCGGCGGCGCTGA
- a CDS encoding M61 family metallopeptidase, with protein sequence MPEAVHYRVSMLRPHSHLFEVEATFPAAPESLAAVLPVWTPGSYLVREFSRQLQDVSATGPGGEPLAVRRMDKRTWRVESGGRAVTLRYRVYAHELTVRTSHLDGSHGYFNGASLFLYTEATRGLEHHVTVEAPEGWRAFTALERRGDVFVASDYDELVDSPFEVGPHTPLTFTAAGVPHEVVVWGDVVPDASRMCSDLQRVCEAQARLYGGLPHRRYLFLVYLTDKGRGGLEHGASTALLFPRVGLQSARGWEDFLTLAAHEYFHLWNVKRVKPRALVPFDYSQENYTSLLWAFEGVTSYYDNLFVLRAGLMSASRYLTRLGETLSALQSTPGRKVQTLAESSLVCWVKHYRPDEHSPNSAISYYLKGEVVAVLLDLELRRLTGNARGLDDLMRLLWKRYGDGSGVPEDGVEAAAAEVAGQELSAFFDRALRSTEELDLSPFAHVGLEVRLRPRESTNDRGGTPPPRTKGEGRPKGWLGVVPKGGATFSAVLEGSPAQEAGLYVDDELVALDGWRVDTGALLTRCEDKSPGDTVRVTVFRRDKLVEVPVVLGQKPADAVWLARMDKPTDAQKAAYQAWLGTLWEEPG encoded by the coding sequence ATGCCGGAAGCGGTCCACTATCGCGTCTCGATGCTCCGCCCGCACTCGCACCTCTTCGAGGTGGAGGCCACCTTCCCCGCGGCGCCGGAGTCGCTCGCCGCGGTACTGCCGGTGTGGACGCCCGGCAGCTACCTGGTGCGGGAGTTCTCGCGCCAGCTCCAGGACGTGAGCGCCACGGGCCCCGGGGGCGAGCCGCTCGCGGTGCGGCGCATGGACAAGCGCACCTGGCGCGTGGAGTCGGGGGGCCGGGCGGTGACGCTGCGCTACCGCGTCTACGCCCACGAGCTGACGGTGCGCACCAGCCACCTGGACGGCAGCCACGGCTACTTCAACGGGGCCTCGCTCTTCCTCTACACCGAGGCCACGCGCGGCCTGGAGCACCACGTCACCGTGGAGGCCCCCGAGGGCTGGCGGGCCTTCACCGCGCTGGAGCGCCGGGGCGACGTCTTCGTCGCGAGCGACTACGACGAGCTGGTGGACAGCCCCTTCGAGGTGGGGCCCCACACGCCGCTCACCTTCACCGCCGCGGGCGTGCCGCACGAGGTGGTGGTGTGGGGGGACGTGGTGCCGGATGCCTCGCGCATGTGCTCGGATCTCCAGCGCGTGTGCGAGGCCCAGGCGCGGCTGTACGGCGGGCTGCCCCACCGGCGCTACCTGTTCCTCGTCTACCTCACCGACAAGGGGCGGGGGGGCCTGGAGCACGGCGCGTCCACGGCGCTGCTCTTTCCGCGCGTGGGCCTGCAGAGCGCGCGGGGGTGGGAGGACTTCCTCACGCTCGCGGCGCACGAGTACTTCCACCTGTGGAACGTCAAGCGGGTGAAGCCCCGGGCGCTCGTGCCCTTCGACTACTCGCAGGAGAACTACACCTCGCTCTTGTGGGCCTTCGAGGGCGTCACCTCGTACTACGACAACCTCTTCGTGCTGCGCGCGGGGCTGATGAGCGCGAGCCGCTACCTCACGCGCCTGGGCGAGACGCTCTCGGCGCTCCAGTCCACGCCGGGCCGCAAGGTGCAGACCCTGGCCGAGTCCTCGCTCGTGTGCTGGGTGAAGCACTACCGCCCGGACGAGCACTCCCCCAACAGCGCCATCTCCTACTACCTCAAGGGCGAGGTGGTGGCGGTGTTGTTGGATCTGGAGCTGCGCCGCCTCACGGGCAACGCGCGGGGCCTGGATGATCTGATGCGGCTGTTGTGGAAGCGCTACGGAGACGGCTCCGGCGTGCCGGAGGACGGCGTGGAGGCGGCGGCCGCGGAGGTGGCGGGGCAGGAGCTGTCGGCCTTCTTCGACCGGGCGCTGCGCAGCACCGAGGAGCTGGACTTGTCGCCCTTCGCCCACGTGGGCCTGGAGGTGAGGCTGCGCCCGCGCGAGTCCACCAACGACCGGGGCGGCACCCCACCGCCGCGCACCAAGGGAGAGGGCCGGCCCAAGGGGTGGCTGGGAGTGGTGCCCAAGGGAGGCGCCACCTTCTCCGCGGTGCTGGAGGGCTCGCCCGCGCAGGAGGCGGGGCTGTACGTGGACGACGAGCTGGTGGCGCTCGACGGCTGGCGCGTGGACACGGGCGCGCTGCTCACGCGCTGCGAGGACAAGTCCCCCGGGGACACGGTGCGCGTCACGGTGTTCCGCCGGGACAAGCTGGTGGAGGTGCCCGTGGTGCTCGGCCAGAAGCCCGCGGATGCCGTGTGGCTCGCGCGCATGGACAAGCCCACGGACGCGCAGAAGGCCGCCTACCAGGCGTGGCTCGGCACGCTGTGGGAGGAGCCGGGGTAA
- a CDS encoding MvdC/MvdD family ATP grasp protein: MILITTNAWEPTADRVIRRLSKMGQPWARFNTNDYPRKARVALGSDRTTAFFVNGSGKRIDLSSVRSAWLWKYGEYDLPEGISAPESKFIHHQCQTVMHSAYRVLQERAFMVNVNDRNHAANDKPRQLALAPRFGLQVPPTLVTNSPEDAKAFCARHAKVAYKAIGLPVLFEKHGDAATPPRMIYTNILSEKDIAELDQLQFCPAILQAYVPKKFEVRITIVGNEVFAAELHSQHHEATSTDYRRTWNEAVKISHRVHALPPKVAEACLAMTREFGLAYSAIDMIFTPEGEYVFLEMNPTGMYAWIEDATELPISDALAAMLVRGGMG; the protein is encoded by the coding sequence ATGATTCTCATCACCACGAATGCCTGGGAGCCCACGGCCGACCGGGTCATCCGGCGACTCAGCAAGATGGGGCAGCCCTGGGCCCGCTTCAACACGAACGACTATCCCCGGAAGGCACGGGTCGCGCTGGGCTCGGATCGAACGACCGCGTTCTTCGTGAATGGCTCGGGCAAGCGGATTGACTTGTCCAGCGTGCGCTCGGCGTGGTTGTGGAAGTACGGGGAGTATGATCTGCCCGAGGGCATCTCCGCGCCGGAGTCGAAGTTCATCCATCATCAGTGCCAGACGGTGATGCACAGCGCCTATCGCGTCCTGCAGGAGCGCGCGTTCATGGTCAACGTGAACGACCGCAACCATGCCGCGAATGACAAGCCTCGCCAGCTCGCGCTCGCGCCACGGTTCGGCCTCCAGGTGCCGCCCACGCTGGTCACCAATTCTCCCGAGGACGCCAAGGCCTTCTGCGCGCGGCATGCCAAGGTCGCCTACAAGGCCATCGGCCTGCCGGTGTTGTTCGAGAAGCACGGTGATGCCGCGACACCTCCGCGGATGATCTACACCAACATCCTGAGCGAGAAGGACATCGCCGAGCTCGACCAGCTCCAGTTCTGTCCGGCCATCCTCCAGGCCTATGTGCCCAAGAAGTTCGAGGTGCGCATCACCATCGTCGGCAACGAGGTCTTCGCGGCGGAGCTCCATTCACAGCACCACGAAGCGACGTCCACCGACTACCGGCGAACGTGGAACGAAGCCGTGAAGATCTCTCACCGCGTCCACGCGCTGCCCCCCAAGGTCGCCGAGGCCTGCCTGGCGATGACGCGGGAGTTCGGGCTGGCCTACTCGGCCATCGACATGATCTTCACGCCCGAGGGCGAGTATGTCTTCCTGGAGATGAACCCCACCGGAATGTACGCCTGGATCGAGGATGCCACGGAGCTGCCCATCTCCGATGCCCTCGCCGCCATGCTGGTGCGCGGCGGGATGGGCTGA
- a CDS encoding ABC transporter ATP-binding protein has translation MASTGRPRTQAPLTLAFVWRVLRLVWNTDPPGTLLAAVLLVVGACIPTGLLWASKGVVDGVAAGIARPSEENLYRVLGWIGLMALLAISRELFQALAEYVNDGLGRKVEAQATLSVLAKAASLDLAHFDTPHFYDQLEKATREVGFRPMVLYRETLRGMQSLATLVAQGVLVVGLFPAALAIVLLACIPEMRFQFRGVARKFGLMDMRSPSGRRLAYYQGILTDGTLAKEMRVFGVAPWLLEHMRERLKTFLTEDRALASQNARLGLGGRVLSRVAYYGAYGALALEALGGRMSLGTLTMGVAALQTLQIHLSSVLMSLSSAFEHNLFLSRYFEFLRLQPTLQDRAPRVPLPRDIHHEVELRQVGFRYPGAEQPTLHDINLRLRPGEVVSIVGENGSGKTTLVKLLARLYDPSEGVMTLNGTDLRQFDPDEYRSLVSVVWQDFARFELTLRDNVLLGNEARADQLEAALHAAGLDDVVAGLPHGVNTMLGRAFEDGVQLSSGQWQRIAVARAFVRAAPLLILDEPSSALDARQEHDLFHRLRELGRGRAVVFITHRLSSTRVADRIVVLDKGRIVEQGDHESLLRAEGTYARLFRLQASPYVDDLEPRETPAEPMLRTLG, from the coding sequence TTGGCATCGACCGGAAGACCGCGCACGCAGGCACCGCTCACGCTCGCGTTCGTCTGGCGCGTGTTGCGGCTGGTGTGGAACACGGATCCACCCGGGACGCTCCTGGCCGCCGTGCTCCTCGTGGTGGGAGCCTGCATTCCCACGGGCCTCTTGTGGGCATCCAAGGGCGTGGTGGACGGAGTGGCGGCGGGCATCGCCCGGCCCTCGGAGGAGAACCTGTACCGCGTGCTGGGGTGGATCGGGCTGATGGCCCTGCTCGCGATCTCCCGTGAGCTGTTCCAGGCGCTCGCGGAGTACGTGAACGATGGACTGGGGCGCAAGGTCGAGGCCCAGGCCACGCTCTCGGTGCTCGCGAAGGCGGCATCGCTCGACCTGGCGCACTTCGACACCCCTCATTTCTACGACCAGCTCGAGAAGGCGACGCGCGAGGTGGGCTTCCGCCCCATGGTGCTGTACCGGGAGACGCTCCGGGGGATGCAGTCCCTGGCGACCCTGGTGGCCCAGGGGGTGCTCGTGGTGGGCCTCTTCCCGGCGGCCCTGGCGATCGTGCTGCTGGCGTGCATTCCCGAGATGCGGTTCCAATTCCGCGGGGTCGCGCGCAAGTTCGGGTTGATGGACATGCGCAGTCCATCGGGCCGCCGCCTCGCCTACTACCAGGGCATTCTCACCGACGGCACGCTCGCCAAGGAGATGCGTGTGTTCGGCGTGGCGCCCTGGCTGCTGGAGCACATGCGGGAGCGGTTGAAGACATTCCTCACGGAAGACCGCGCGCTCGCCTCGCAGAACGCGCGCCTGGGACTCGGAGGGCGTGTCCTGTCCCGGGTCGCCTATTACGGCGCCTATGGGGCGCTGGCGCTGGAAGCACTCGGCGGACGGATGTCCCTGGGCACGCTGACCATGGGGGTGGCGGCCCTCCAGACGCTCCAGATCCACCTGTCCTCGGTGCTGATGTCCTTGTCGAGCGCGTTCGAGCACAACCTGTTCCTGAGCCGCTATTTCGAGTTCCTGCGGCTCCAGCCCACGCTGCAGGACCGGGCCCCCCGTGTCCCCCTCCCCCGGGACATCCACCACGAGGTGGAACTGCGCCAGGTGGGCTTCCGCTACCCGGGAGCCGAGCAACCCACGCTGCACGACATCAACCTGCGCCTGCGACCCGGCGAGGTGGTCTCCATCGTGGGAGAAAATGGCTCCGGCAAGACGACACTCGTGAAGCTGCTGGCCCGGCTCTACGATCCCTCCGAAGGGGTGATGACCCTCAACGGCACGGATCTGCGCCAGTTCGATCCCGACGAATACCGCTCGCTCGTGAGCGTGGTGTGGCAGGACTTCGCGCGCTTCGAGCTCACCCTGAGAGACAACGTCCTGTTGGGCAACGAGGCCCGCGCCGACCAGCTCGAGGCGGCCCTGCACGCCGCGGGCCTGGACGACGTGGTGGCGGGACTGCCCCATGGCGTGAACACGATGCTCGGTCGCGCGTTCGAGGACGGCGTTCAACTCTCCTCCGGCCAGTGGCAGCGGATCGCCGTGGCGCGCGCCTTCGTCCGAGCGGCGCCACTGCTCATCCTCGACGAGCCCTCCTCCGCCCTGGACGCGCGCCAGGAGCACGACCTGTTCCACCGGCTCCGGGAATTGGGGCGTGGCCGCGCCGTCGTCTTCATCACCCACCGGCTGTCATCGACACGCGTGGCGGATCGCATCGTGGTGCTCGACAAGGGAAGAATCGTCGAGCAGGGCGATCACGAATCGCTCCTGCGGGCGGAGGGCACCTATGCCCGGCTGTTCCGGCTGCAGGCCTCCCCCTATGTCGACGACCTCGAACCGCGGGAGACCCCCGCGGAGCCCATGCTGCGCACCCTGGGTTGA
- a CDS encoding DUF3142 domain-containing protein: MTRRTRHEGRQPRWGQWPVLVSLLGALATPVASAEGPRVILWAWERPEDLRFLNPPQAEVSFLAATVDLTEEGFSVRPRRQPLYLPPGLRPRATVRIEMRQGGSLAHVAPELRQRLIERLITIAQTARAAALQLDFDARESETEAYLTLLGELRGRLPPGLPLSITALASWCGPGSWLARAPVDEVVPQLFRMGPDDVRHYARARRGFAPPCAHSVGLALDEWRAPPASASTVYLFNPRPWTAAAFTEAHSKLHP; the protein is encoded by the coding sequence ATGACACGGCGGACACGGCACGAGGGCAGGCAGCCACGGTGGGGACAATGGCCGGTGCTCGTGAGTCTGCTCGGCGCGCTCGCCACTCCGGTGGCCTCCGCTGAAGGCCCCCGCGTCATCCTCTGGGCCTGGGAGCGTCCGGAGGACCTCCGCTTCCTCAACCCCCCACAGGCCGAGGTCTCCTTCCTCGCGGCGACGGTGGATCTCACGGAAGAAGGGTTCTCCGTCCGCCCTCGCCGCCAGCCGCTCTACCTGCCCCCGGGCCTGCGCCCCCGGGCCACGGTGCGCATCGAGATGCGCCAGGGCGGCTCACTCGCCCACGTGGCACCGGAGCTCCGTCAGCGGCTCATCGAGCGGCTCATCACCATCGCCCAGACGGCGAGGGCGGCGGCGCTGCAGCTCGACTTCGACGCGCGCGAGTCCGAGACCGAGGCCTACCTCACCCTGCTCGGGGAGTTGCGCGGCCGGCTCCCCCCGGGACTGCCGTTGTCCATCACCGCCCTCGCCTCCTGGTGCGGCCCCGGAAGCTGGCTCGCCCGCGCGCCCGTGGACGAGGTGGTGCCCCAACTCTTCCGCATGGGCCCCGACGACGTCCGGCATTACGCGCGGGCACGGCGCGGCTTCGCGCCTCCCTGCGCGCACAGCGTGGGGCTGGCGCTCGACGAGTGGCGGGCGCCTCCCGCGAGCGCCTCCACCGTCTACCTCTTCAACCCGCGACCGTGGACCGCCGCCGCGTTCACGGAGGCCCACTCGAAACTCCACCCATGA